In Candidatus Omnitrophota bacterium, one genomic interval encodes:
- a CDS encoding colicin E3/pyocin S6 family cytotoxin — protein MRRHPIDYIPIPSPSLLDRFEFIGVYNGEKRWQSNGGKRLYTWDGLHGEIEVFNQRGKHLGAIDPKTGMLLKNPVKGRKIDV, from the coding sequence ATAAGGAGGCATCCTATTGATTATATTCCCATTCCTAGTCCTTCTCTTTTAGATAGGTTTGAATTTATTGGCGTCTATAATGGAGAAAAACGTTGGCAAAGTAATGGCGGTAAGCGTTTGTATACCTGGGATGGTCTTCATGGAGAAATTGAGGTCTTTAATCAGCGTGGCAAGCATCTTGGAGCCATTGATCCCAAAACGGGTATGCTATTAAAAAATCCTGTAAAAGGAAGAAAAATCGATGTCTAA